Proteins encoded by one window of Arachis ipaensis cultivar K30076 chromosome B04, Araip1.1, whole genome shotgun sequence:
- the LOC107638836 gene encoding uncharacterized protein LOC107638836: MHHHRRFTHFFNLFCTNTPLRTLRTITPSLHLHLHLHQHHRALSFSPLHRHPPDPTPSLFKDDPIAFLSNSWVDNFRHPNATVTNLSPSFRRLDLWLLAYQKVVADDTGSYLPRSSVPSSALNDLLSLRNAVLDRRFRWGQRLKFFIKSPKDTTDYESLSKRKIKAILTTTQPTPFQDKIVQEVLLMILEPIYEARFSSKSFAFRPGRTPHTVLRVIRRSFAGYLWYMKGDLSTLLDGMKVGMVVGAVMRDVRDKLVVDLIKDALVTPVVKTEVEKPQKKKKRKYQKKRVLAEDEPKPDPYWLDTFFGFAPEEAEKVPNWGHCGILSPLLVNVCLDELDKWMEGKIKEFYVPSKSDVIWNNPEGEAEQGNTSWPEFVPTSGPDKTRKMDYIRYGGHILVGVRGPRADAASLRKQLIEFCDQKYMLKLDNESLPIEHITKGIMFLDHVLCRRVVYPTLRYTATGGKIISEKGVGTLLSVTASLKQCIKQFRKLNFLKGDRDPDPQPCFRMFHATQAHTNAQMNKFLGTMAEWYRYADNRKKIVNFCSYIVRGSLAKLYAAKYKLRSRAKVYKIGARNLSRPLKEKKGQSPEYQNLLRMGLAESIDGLKYTRLSLVPEADYTPFPSNWRPDHEKSLLEYIKLEDPKTLEEQQSSIREQGLVSPQDYISMLVWNYKRSTLPRDQLSFVKSDESTVGNQQLLVGSNQDEDDRKSNEEENDENMDAAQM; this comes from the coding sequence ATGCATCATCACCGACGCTTCACCCACTTCTTCAACCTCTTCTGCACCAATACTCCCCTGCGGACACTGCGCACTATAACCCCTTCCCTGCACCTGCACCTGCACCTGCACCAACACCACCGCGCCCTTTCATTTTCTCCGCTGCACCGGCATCCACCGGATCCCACCCCCTCCCTCTTCAAGGACGACCCAATCGCATTCCTCTCCAACTCCTGGGTCGACAACTTCCGCCACCCCAACGCCACCGTCACCAACCTCTCCCCTTCCTTCCGCCGCCTCGACCTCTGGCTCCTCGCCTACCAGAAGGTCGTCGCCGACGACACCGGCTCCTACCTTCCCCGCTCCTCCGTCCCCTCCTCCGCCCTCAACGACCTCCTCTCCCTCCGTAACGCCGTCCTTGACCGCAGATTCCGATGGGGCCAGCGCCTCAAGTTCTTCATCAAGTCCCCCAAAGACACCACCGATTATGAATCCCTATCGAAGAGGAAAATCAAAGCCATATTAACCACCACACAACCGACCCCTTTTCAGGACAAGATTGTTCAGGAGGTGTTGCTGATGATCTTGGAGCCAATTTATGAGGCTCGGTTTTCGAGCAAGAGTTTTGCCTTTCGCCCCGGTAGGACTCCTCACACTGTGTTGAGGGTTATTAGGAGGAGTTTTGCAGGGTATTTATGGTATATGAAAGGTGATCTGAGTACCCTTTTGGATGGAATGAAGGTTGGAATGGTGGTTGGTGCTGTGATGAGGGATGTGAGGGATAAGCTTGTGGTTGATTTGATAAAGGACGCATTAGTTACTCCGGTGGTGAAGACCGAGGTTGAGAAGccccagaagaagaagaagaggaagtacCAGAAGAAGAGGGTGTTGGCTGAGGATGAGCCTAAGCCTGATCCTTATTGGTTGGATACATTCTTCGGGTTTGCGCCCGAGGAGGCCGAGAAGGTTCCTAATTGGGGGCATTGTGGGATTCTTAGCCCGCTTCTGGTTAATGTTTGTTTGGATGAATTGGATAAGTGGATGGAAGGGAAGATTAAGGAGTTTTATGTTCCTTCTAAGAGTGATGTTATATGGAATAACCCTGAAGGGGAGGCGGAGCAGGGTAACACGTCTTGGCCGGAGTTTGTGCCTACGAGTGGACCAGATAAGACAAGGAAGATGGATTATATAAGATATGGTGGTCATATCTTGGTTGGTGTTAGAGGGCCTAGGGCTGATGCAGCCTCGCTGAGGAAGCAGTTGATTGAGTTTTGTGATCAGAAGTACATGCTCAAGCTCGACAATGAGAGCCTTCCCATAGAACATATAACTAAAGGTATAATGTTTCTTGACCATGTGTTGTGTAGGAGAGTTGTTTATCCCACTCTTAGGTACACTGCCACCGGTGGTAAGATCATAAGTGAGAAGGGTGTAGGAACCCTTCTGTCAGTCACGGCGAGCTTGAAGCAATGCATCAAGCAGTTTAGAAAGCTGAACTTTCTCAAGGGAGATAGGGATCCAGATCCCCAACCTTGCTTTAGAATGTTCCACGCTACTCAAGCTCATACAAATGCTCAAATGAACAAGTTTTTGGGCACCATGGCTGAGTGGTATAGGTATGCAGATAATAGGAAAAAGATTGTGAACTTCTGCTCTTACATCGTGAGGGGCTCGCTTGCAAAGCTATATGCTGCAAAATACAAGCTCCGGTCAAGAGCAAAAGTATACAAAATCGGTGCGCGTAACCTGAGCCgcccattgaaggagaagaaagggCAGTCTCCTGAGTATCAGAATTTGCTAAGGATGGGCCTTGCCGAGTCAATCGATGGGCTCAAATATACAAGGTTGTCTCTTGTACCGGAGGCAGATTATACTCCATTCCCTAGTAACTGGAGACCGGATCATGAAAAGTCATTGCTGGAATATATAAAACTAGAGGATCCAAAGACATTGGAGGAGCAACAAAGCAGCATAAGGGAACAAGGTCTTGTTTCACCACAAGATTACATTTCAATGCTTGTTTGGAATTACAAAAGGAGTACTCTTCCTAGGGATCAGCTCTCCTTTGTTAAGAGCGATGAAAGTACGGTGGGAAATCAACAGTTGCTGGTTGGCTCGAACCAGGATGAAGATGACCGCAAAAGCAACGAGGAAGAAAATGATGAAAATATGGATGCAGCACAAATGTAA